One genomic segment of Aquipluma nitroreducens includes these proteins:
- a CDS encoding RagB/SusD family nutrient uptake outer membrane protein, with translation MNKKYVQIAIFVILLFSGCKEGLDLFPKDTISDGTFWKTASDFKLAANNLYGSLEDFDTRDTQSDIAYSVPNSVSNGTYQTSETAGEWNTPYIYIRRCNNILKKVGESPIAGDVKQFAAEARFFRAYNYWLLFRQYGGVPLITEVLDINSTTLYAPRASRQETVDLILKDLTDAAVDLPEQKSLPSGDIGRVTKGAANSLKARVALFEGTWGKFRNNVDANGYLDIAIQASQSVMSSSQYALFNSKGNQSYRYLFIDEGDDSQECILDRRHQRDISGTEYTYIVGIGSLLPTKKLADMYLCADGLPITQSPLFEGYSANTSEYQNRDPRMTMTMLIPGAYAPRTWYVDPVASWPFYPQRNANTGYTTYKFLTEDKYANELQDDRCSFDFRLIRYAEVLLTYAEATFERNGSISDDDLNKSINIVRQRVNMPSLKNAFVSSNGLDMRGEIRRERTIELALEGYRYDDLRRWKTAEIELPQSIKGIKIVGSNWTDPVIIEGANRNPYADASWQGKTDQNGFIVAESAAERSFDPNKHYLRPLPTKEILINPDLQQNPGW, from the coding sequence ATGAATAAAAAATATGTTCAAATCGCTATTTTTGTAATCCTTCTGTTTTCAGGGTGCAAAGAGGGTCTAGATTTATTCCCCAAAGATACTATCTCTGATGGCACATTTTGGAAAACGGCTTCCGATTTTAAACTGGCTGCTAATAACTTATATGGGTCGCTTGAAGATTTTGATACAAGGGATACACAATCGGATATCGCATATTCTGTACCAAATTCTGTTAGTAATGGTACCTATCAAACAAGTGAAACTGCTGGGGAATGGAATACCCCGTATATCTATATCCGTCGTTGTAATAATATTCTTAAAAAAGTGGGAGAATCACCCATTGCAGGAGATGTAAAGCAGTTCGCAGCCGAAGCTAGATTTTTTAGAGCTTATAACTATTGGTTATTATTCAGGCAATATGGAGGCGTTCCGCTTATTACTGAAGTGTTGGATATAAATAGCACAACGTTATACGCCCCGCGCGCGAGCCGTCAAGAAACTGTTGATTTAATCTTAAAAGATTTAACAGATGCTGCGGTCGACTTACCTGAACAAAAATCATTGCCTTCAGGAGATATTGGTAGAGTGACTAAGGGTGCAGCAAATTCTTTAAAAGCGAGGGTTGCATTGTTTGAAGGGACTTGGGGCAAGTTTCGTAACAACGTTGATGCGAACGGGTATCTTGATATTGCTATCCAGGCATCACAATCAGTTATGAGCAGCTCTCAATATGCCCTGTTCAATAGTAAAGGCAATCAAAGTTATAGGTACTTATTTATTGATGAAGGTGATGACTCTCAGGAATGTATTTTAGATCGCCGTCATCAAAGGGATATTTCTGGAACAGAATATACTTATATTGTGGGAATTGGCTCATTATTGCCAACAAAAAAGCTTGCCGATATGTACTTGTGTGCGGACGGGCTTCCAATTACACAGTCACCGTTATTTGAAGGATATAGTGCAAATACTTCAGAATATCAGAACCGAGATCCTCGTATGACAATGACCATGTTGATTCCAGGTGCTTACGCACCTCGAACTTGGTATGTTGATCCAGTGGCAAGTTGGCCTTTTTATCCACAACGTAATGCCAATACTGGTTATACCACTTACAAGTTTTTAACGGAAGATAAATATGCCAATGAATTGCAAGATGACAGGTGTAGTTTTGACTTTCGCCTTATTAGGTATGCAGAGGTACTTCTTACATATGCTGAAGCTACATTTGAGAGAAATGGAAGTATTAGTGACGACGATCTTAATAAATCAATTAATATCGTTCGCCAGAGAGTAAACATGCCTTCGTTGAAAAATGCTTTTGTTTCTTCTAATGGCTTGGATATGAGGGGGGAAATAAGGAGAGAGCGAACCATAGAATTGGCATTGGAAGGTTACAGATACGATGACCTGAGGAGATGGAAAACTGCGGAAATAGAGTTACCTCAGTCGATAAAGGGAATAAAGATTGTTGGTTCAAACTGGACCGATCCAGTAATTATAGAAGGTGCAAACAGAAACCCTTATGCAGATGCTAGTTGGCAAGGTAAAACCGATCAAAATGGGTTTATCGTTGCGGAGAGTGCTGCCGAAAGATCCTTTGATCCTAACAAACATTACCTGCGTCCTTTGCCAACAAAGGAAATTTTAATAAATCCTGATTTACAGCAAAATCCAGGATGGTAG
- a CDS encoding DUF4832 domain-containing protein → MKKAYSLFVICLILLNYTSWSQTIGTNPEDGRGTYKNRVFFNLERYWDSTKVCNNPHKGWCLHYYDNGIKEYGNRMAVDDSLPDFPGLNDIYLRLAWSYLEPEEGVYNWAVIDTIINRWITWGHPISFRITCKETEIVYATPEWVKKAGAKGKFIEHPDLNIKAWAPDYGDPIFLKKLEDFQKAFAARYDGKPWVEYIDIGSIGDWGEGHTAYSGRKDVPVDIVKKHIDMYKRCYKKSVLILSDDFIGQRETDDGSDYEIYRYALENRLGFRDDSGNVLLYKKLGFGPSCIRTPELYSKVYKDIPVILESDHYGAALKNGMWGDGSGFEKAVIETHATIIGFHYYPREWLKNSYQYASRLANLCGYWYFPKFALMPDTFRTCSNHNYIRITWENHGVSPAYYRYQLFIKLVNKNTKNEFVQQLKESDNRNWQPHEIIAEQYIINLNKNIAEGKYDLLIGMRDEYGYHNKSIQLAIKKERETNQGWYKLGEVIIK, encoded by the coding sequence ATGAAGAAAGCGTATAGTTTGTTTGTTATCTGCTTGATTCTGCTCAACTACACTTCATGGTCGCAGACTATTGGGACCAATCCAGAGGATGGAAGAGGAACGTACAAAAACAGAGTTTTTTTTAATCTTGAACGGTACTGGGATAGCACTAAGGTTTGTAATAATCCCCATAAAGGCTGGTGTCTACATTACTATGACAACGGTATAAAAGAATATGGCAACCGAATGGCGGTTGATGATTCACTTCCAGATTTTCCAGGACTCAACGACATATATTTAAGGCTTGCGTGGAGTTATCTTGAACCCGAAGAAGGTGTTTATAATTGGGCTGTTATTGACACCATAATAAACCGATGGATTACATGGGGACATCCCATCTCATTTCGGATTACTTGCAAGGAAACAGAAATTGTTTATGCTACACCAGAATGGGTAAAAAAAGCAGGCGCCAAAGGAAAGTTTATTGAGCATCCGGACCTTAATATAAAAGCTTGGGCACCTGATTATGGTGATCCAATTTTCCTAAAGAAGCTTGAAGATTTTCAAAAAGCTTTTGCTGCTCGTTATGATGGGAAGCCATGGGTAGAATACATTGACATTGGAAGTATTGGTGATTGGGGCGAAGGACATACAGCATATTCAGGAAGGAAAGATGTTCCTGTAGATATAGTAAAAAAGCATATTGATATGTACAAACGTTGCTATAAAAAATCAGTCTTGATTCTCAGTGATGATTTTATTGGGCAACGTGAAACAGATGATGGTTCAGATTATGAGATATACCGTTACGCCCTTGAAAACAGGCTCGGATTCCGCGATGATAGCGGTAATGTATTATTGTATAAAAAATTGGGATTCGGTCCTTCTTGTATTCGTACACCGGAATTATACAGTAAAGTTTATAAAGATATACCGGTAATTTTAGAGTCTGATCATTACGGGGCCGCTTTAAAAAACGGAATGTGGGGTGATGGTTCTGGTTTCGAAAAAGCAGTGATTGAAACACATGCGACAATAATAGGGTTCCACTATTATCCGCGTGAATGGCTTAAAAATAGTTATCAATATGCATCTCGTCTTGCTAATCTTTGTGGTTACTGGTATTTCCCAAAATTTGCCCTGATGCCTGATACATTTCGGACTTGTTCAAACCACAATTATATCAGGATAACTTGGGAAAATCACGGAGTATCTCCAGCCTATTACAGATATCAACTTTTCATCAAGCTAGTTAACAAGAACACTAAAAATGAATTTGTTCAGCAGCTAAAGGAATCGGATAACAGAAATTGGCAACCACATGAAATAATTGCAGAACAATACATAATTAACTTGAACAAAAATATTGCGGAAGGTAAATACGATTTACTAATTGGTATGCGTGATGAGTATGGCTATCATAATAAAAGCATTCAGCTTGCCATTAAAAAAGAAAGGGAAACTAATCAAGGGTGGTATAAGCTTGGGGAAGTAATTATTAAGTAA
- a CDS encoding TonB-dependent receptor has product MKKKRMNDHPDIIRLVKKGVLIMKLTLFLIILCVLQSAASVYSQTKYFSMSEKEISIKELMQKIESKSEFRFFYEAQKINVNAKVEVDISNGTIDEILKQVFDNHEIEYKVLENNFIVLKLKNENGNFAIEQQIQQKQRSISGKVTDATGISLPGVTVMIKETTIGTITDSNGIFSIPNVPSNATLVFSFVGMKTQEIVVGNNSTINVELAEETIGIEEVVAIGYGTKLKGELTGAVSKVDNKLFETRPITNTMNALQGGLPGVTVTRGSGQPGNNNYSLQIRGASSISGSKPLILIDGIPGDLDLLNPNDISELTVLKDAAAAIYGARAADGVILVTTKKGKRGTPTITYSGNYGIKKPTFLKTKTNTQQLAEMFDEGMRNVGEPGVSQEVFNKIKANAEPDVESGWLKYLENYPGFYQSHNWNDVVYGNGVQQMHNVSISGGGDNNNYLISTGYQRNGGTFNFGENHSDRYNLRMNYDFKFFDRLNVETRSSFESQQTIEPSALDLVMYILPRIGSYVPLYNTEGQFYKYQGGFRNPAQYLQEAGSNKSDYSILSTNVKFNLSILNDLKLVTQLGARLSYRDNKATHPTFTEYNWDGSIFDKINVPNSADYYDSKNLYKISTAYLDYNKILNNKHHLNLMAGASHETNDSQSKSITGYNFASNELFTLNLADRTKTEYADFTGYASDWALQSYFGRFSYSYDEKYLVDITTRIDGSSKFAPSKRWSALFPSVAFAWNLSKEDFFKSLNTFDNLKLRASWGQSGNQDLAFGNYDYISLISLTGKYPMGFPNVGLPGAVPNIASQERTWETIETKNVGIDFTVLKSRLSGSFDYYVKTNNNMLVNAQLPAVLGGDAPTQNIGKLKTNGWDLLLGWNDKKGDFKYSISVIVSDSKNKLVELKGNDAYSEGLVYARQGYSLNSYFGYEFDGIIQNEGQLAAYKQLENVPTKLGLGDVMFKDLDGDGKITAYGDPAKGTKGDMKYLGNLLPRYTYSSNISLSYKRFDLNILLQGVGKRQGMVEGTSSSRPFFDIWDQPMKYFYGKTWSPDNLNSKYPRIIPGSLGWDELRDWDWSTSSMRMNNYAYLKLKTLTLAYNIPKILCSKLKMESIRVYFSGEDLLTLSKGTWGGMINPEEIWQRTDDQTYPFSSTVSMGIDIKF; this is encoded by the coding sequence AGCGAGTTCAGGTTCTTTTACGAGGCACAAAAAATCAATGTCAACGCCAAAGTTGAGGTTGACATCAGTAACGGAACAATTGATGAAATTTTAAAACAGGTATTCGATAATCATGAAATCGAATACAAAGTGCTGGAAAATAACTTTATTGTTCTAAAATTAAAAAACGAAAATGGCAACTTTGCAATTGAACAACAGATTCAACAAAAGCAAAGGTCCATCTCCGGTAAAGTTACCGACGCCACCGGGATTTCTTTACCTGGCGTTACAGTTATGATAAAGGAAACAACTATTGGAACAATTACTGATTCCAACGGGATTTTCAGTATCCCCAATGTCCCTTCGAATGCAACTCTTGTTTTTTCCTTTGTTGGAATGAAAACTCAAGAGATTGTTGTTGGAAATAATTCAACAATTAATGTAGAACTTGCAGAAGAAACTATCGGTATTGAAGAGGTGGTGGCCATTGGATATGGCACTAAATTGAAGGGAGAATTGACAGGAGCTGTATCCAAAGTTGATAACAAACTATTTGAGACCAGACCAATCACCAATACAATGAATGCCTTACAGGGGGGGCTGCCAGGAGTAACTGTTACTAGGGGGAGTGGTCAACCAGGCAATAATAACTATTCATTGCAAATCCGTGGCGCTTCTTCCATTAGTGGTAGCAAACCCCTTATATTAATTGATGGTATCCCGGGAGATTTAGACCTCCTAAACCCAAATGATATTTCAGAACTCACCGTGCTGAAGGACGCAGCGGCTGCTATTTACGGCGCTCGTGCTGCTGATGGAGTAATACTTGTTACCACAAAGAAAGGAAAGCGAGGAACCCCAACCATTACCTATTCTGGCAATTATGGGATTAAAAAGCCAACATTTTTAAAGACAAAGACCAACACCCAACAGTTGGCTGAAATGTTCGATGAAGGAATGAGAAATGTTGGAGAGCCTGGTGTATCTCAGGAAGTTTTTAATAAAATTAAGGCTAATGCTGAACCCGATGTTGAGAGTGGGTGGTTGAAATATTTAGAAAATTATCCTGGATTCTATCAATCTCACAATTGGAATGATGTAGTTTATGGAAATGGTGTTCAACAAATGCACAATGTCAGCATCTCTGGTGGAGGAGACAATAATAATTATCTCATTTCTACAGGATATCAAAGAAATGGAGGCACTTTTAATTTTGGAGAAAACCATTCTGATAGGTACAACTTAAGGATGAATTATGATTTCAAATTTTTTGATCGGTTAAATGTTGAGACACGCTCCAGTTTCGAAAGTCAACAAACAATTGAACCTTCGGCTTTAGATTTAGTAATGTACATACTTCCCAGAATTGGAAGTTATGTTCCCTTATATAACACTGAAGGTCAATTTTATAAATATCAGGGCGGATTTAGAAATCCAGCCCAATACCTACAAGAAGCCGGCTCAAATAAATCTGACTATTCCATTTTATCAACAAATGTTAAATTCAATCTGAGTATTTTGAACGATTTAAAATTAGTTACCCAATTAGGTGCCAGATTGAGTTATAGAGATAATAAAGCCACACACCCTACATTCACCGAATACAATTGGGATGGGAGCATTTTTGATAAAATAAATGTTCCTAATAGTGCTGATTATTATGATTCTAAAAATTTGTACAAAATTTCTACTGCCTATCTGGATTACAATAAGATACTGAATAATAAGCACCACCTTAATTTGATGGCCGGTGCTTCCCATGAAACGAATGATTCTCAAAGTAAATCAATAACTGGATATAATTTTGCAAGCAATGAACTTTTTACTTTGAATCTTGCTGACCGGACAAAAACTGAGTACGCAGACTTTACTGGCTATGCTTCTGATTGGGCGTTGCAATCATATTTTGGAAGGTTTAGTTACTCTTATGATGAGAAATATTTGGTGGATATTACGACAAGAATTGATGGGAGCTCTAAATTTGCGCCATCCAAACGTTGGAGTGCTTTGTTCCCTTCAGTTGCTTTTGCTTGGAATTTATCGAAGGAAGATTTTTTCAAGTCATTAAATACATTCGACAATCTCAAACTTAGGGCTTCATGGGGCCAGTCTGGCAATCAGGATTTAGCTTTTGGCAATTATGACTATATCTCTCTTATTTCCTTAACTGGTAAGTATCCTATGGGATTCCCTAATGTGGGATTACCTGGTGCGGTACCTAATATTGCTTCCCAAGAACGAACATGGGAAACTATTGAAACAAAAAATGTAGGAATTGATTTTACGGTTTTAAAATCAAGGCTATCCGGGAGTTTTGATTATTATGTTAAAACTAATAACAATATGCTGGTAAATGCACAATTACCTGCTGTATTAGGAGGAGATGCACCAACACAAAACATAGGTAAACTAAAAACCAATGGATGGGATTTATTACTTGGTTGGAATGATAAAAAAGGTGATTTTAAATATAGTATTTCAGTAATAGTAAGCGATAGTAAAAATAAATTAGTTGAACTAAAAGGGAATGATGCCTATTCTGAAGGTTTAGTTTATGCACGTCAGGGATATTCTTTAAATTCATATTTTGGCTATGAGTTTGACGGAATTATCCAGAATGAGGGGCAGTTGGCGGCTTATAAGCAGTTAGAGAATGTACCTACTAAGCTAGGTCTTGGAGATGTAATGTTTAAAGACCTTGACGGAGATGGAAAAATTACGGCATATGGAGATCCTGCAAAAGGAACTAAAGGGGACATGAAATATTTGGGTAATTTGCTTCCACGATATACTTATTCATCAAATATCAGTCTATCTTACAAAAGATTTGATTTAAATATCCTTTTGCAAGGTGTTGGAAAACGTCAAGGGATGGTGGAAGGCACATCGTCCAGTCGTCCTTTCTTTGATATATGGGATCAACCCATGAAATATTTTTATGGCAAAACATGGTCTCCAGACAATCTTAATTCAAAATATCCCCGTATTATTCCTGGGTCGTTGGGCTGGGACGAGCTGAGAGATTGGGACTGGAGTACATCTTCTATGCGAATGAATAACTATGCCTATCTGAAACTAAAAACATTAACACTTGCTTACAATATCCCCAAAATCCTATGCAGTAAATTAAAAATGGAAAGTATACGTGTTTATTTCAGTGGGGAGGATTTACTTACTCTCTCAAAAGGAACCTGGGGAGGGATGATCAATCCTGAGGAAATTTGGCAACGGACTGATGACCAGACTTATCCTTTTAGCAGCACTGTTTCAATGGGTATTGATATAAAATTTTAA
- a CDS encoding glycoside hydrolase family 3 C-terminal domain-containing protein, with translation MKKIRTILSILIATTQCLNVFTGSAQSSRITAPPYKTPELPIEQRVDDLISRMTLEEKVGQLNIPCAYHTELGWGLHGKTPPLWDMEATREVRDKQLDGCRKWAAGTHNNVFGPGGGFFTLSDRLIYEGTRRQAEVMNELQKIAIEKTRLGIPLLQIEEGTHGLMCPGGTIFPEGLAIGATWNKDMVKRIYTVAAKEGKSIGVHGLCTLVIEPNRDPRMGRNEEAYSEDPYMCSQIAGSIVEAIQGYDISAPDKLISFLCHYPGQSQPISGLERGAMEISDRKFREVFLPSFKAGIKKYGALGVMATYPAIDGEAVHSSEKILTKVLREELGFKGIVVSEGGGLGTIIEERHAATQKEGGILAIKAGVDVGISFEDAYMDGLIENVKEGKIPIQLVDRAVSRILRLKFQMGLFENPYVDVEHAVKTVHSDENRKLALQASRESIVLLKNDKNILPLRKDIKSIAVIGPDADAPVEQLGDYFPHNIPQDVVTVLEGIKNKISSETRVSYVKGCNVIGDKLNEIEKAKSVARSADVAVVVIGEGGYTTNGEGRDVANLDLTGMQEDLLKAVYSTGTPVVVVLINGRALSIRWTSEHIPAIVEGWMCGEQGGNAIADILFGDYNPGGKLPVTFPRHVGQFPFYYNYSATKAHTKYIDMPGTPLYEFGYGLSYTKFEYSNLQMPKEIHTGDEPEISVDITNIGERRGDEVVQLYINDLISSTSKPIKELKGYERITLEPGETKTVKLKLTPEDLSLFDRNMNFVVEPGQFKVMVGSSSEDIRVKGVFEVKE, from the coding sequence ATGAAAAAAATCAGGACAATACTATCGATTTTAATCGCTACCACCCAGTGTTTGAATGTTTTTACTGGTTCGGCACAATCTTCAAGGATTACAGCGCCCCCATACAAAACCCCGGAGCTTCCGATAGAACAGCGTGTTGACGACCTGATATCCCGCATGACGTTGGAAGAAAAGGTAGGCCAGCTAAACATCCCCTGTGCCTACCACACCGAACTTGGGTGGGGGCTTCACGGTAAAACCCCGCCTTTATGGGACATGGAAGCGACCCGTGAAGTGAGGGACAAACAACTGGACGGATGCCGGAAATGGGCTGCGGGTACACACAATAATGTTTTTGGCCCTGGGGGAGGGTTCTTTACACTTTCTGACAGACTTATTTATGAAGGGACTAGACGTCAGGCCGAAGTGATGAACGAGTTGCAAAAGATTGCTATTGAAAAGACCAGGTTGGGTATTCCTTTACTGCAGATAGAAGAAGGAACTCATGGGTTGATGTGCCCCGGGGGAACAATATTTCCTGAAGGATTGGCAATTGGTGCCACCTGGAATAAGGATATGGTAAAAAGGATTTATACTGTTGCAGCAAAAGAGGGCAAATCGATTGGGGTTCATGGGTTATGTACCTTGGTAATTGAACCAAACAGGGATCCGAGAATGGGCAGGAATGAAGAAGCGTACAGTGAAGACCCCTATATGTGTTCCCAAATTGCTGGGAGCATTGTTGAGGCCATCCAGGGATACGATATTTCAGCACCTGATAAGCTGATTTCATTTCTTTGTCATTATCCTGGTCAGAGCCAACCTATAAGCGGATTGGAACGAGGGGCAATGGAGATTTCTGACCGAAAGTTCAGAGAAGTATTTTTACCTTCATTTAAAGCAGGAATAAAGAAGTATGGAGCATTAGGTGTTATGGCGACTTATCCAGCCATTGATGGAGAGGCCGTTCATAGTTCTGAAAAGATTCTTACCAAAGTACTTCGTGAAGAATTGGGGTTTAAGGGTATTGTTGTCAGCGAAGGAGGTGGTCTTGGGACAATCATAGAAGAAAGGCATGCAGCAACACAAAAAGAGGGAGGGATTTTAGCAATTAAAGCTGGAGTTGATGTGGGGATTTCATTTGAAGATGCGTATATGGATGGGCTGATTGAAAACGTTAAGGAAGGGAAAATACCCATACAGTTGGTAGACAGGGCCGTATCTAGAATATTGAGGTTAAAATTTCAGATGGGGTTGTTCGAAAATCCCTATGTTGATGTTGAACATGCTGTAAAAACAGTTCACAGCGATGAGAACCGTAAGCTGGCTTTACAGGCATCGAGAGAGAGTATTGTATTGTTAAAAAATGACAAAAATATATTGCCTCTTAGAAAAGATATCAAATCTATTGCAGTTATTGGCCCCGATGCAGATGCACCGGTCGAACAATTGGGTGATTATTTTCCCCATAATATACCGCAAGATGTTGTTACTGTTTTAGAGGGTATTAAAAACAAGATTTCTTCAGAAACAAGGGTTTCCTACGTGAAAGGCTGCAATGTAATAGGTGATAAACTTAATGAGATTGAAAAGGCCAAATCTGTAGCAAGGAGTGCTGACGTTGCTGTTGTAGTAATCGGAGAAGGTGGATACACAACTAATGGAGAAGGTAGAGACGTTGCCAACCTTGATTTGACGGGCATGCAGGAAGACCTTCTGAAAGCAGTCTACTCAACGGGGACACCTGTAGTTGTAGTTTTAATTAATGGGAGAGCATTGTCAATACGCTGGACGTCGGAACATATTCCAGCAATCGTTGAAGGCTGGATGTGTGGGGAACAGGGAGGAAATGCCATTGCAGATATACTCTTTGGTGATTATAATCCGGGAGGGAAACTCCCAGTTACTTTTCCGCGTCATGTAGGCCAATTCCCGTTCTACTACAATTACTCTGCGACAAAGGCTCATACGAAATATATCGACATGCCAGGAACACCGTTATATGAATTCGGGTACGGGTTAAGTTATACTAAATTCGAGTATAGTAACCTTCAGATGCCCAAAGAAATACATACTGGAGATGAACCCGAAATTTCAGTTGACATAACAAATATAGGCGAACGTAGAGGCGACGAAGTGGTACAACTATATATAAATGATCTCATTAGCAGTACTTCCAAGCCGATAAAGGAATTGAAGGGTTATGAAAGGATTACACTTGAACCGGGAGAAACCAAAACTGTAAAGTTGAAGCTTACACCAGAAGATTTATCTCTATTTGATCGTAACATGAATTTTGTGGTTGAGCCAGGTCAATTTAAAGTGATGGTCGGAAGTTCATCTGAGGACATCAGAGTTAAAGGTGTATTTGAAGTGAAAGAATAA